In Mycobacterium gallinarum, a single window of DNA contains:
- a CDS encoding helix-turn-helix transcriptional regulator, whose translation MSANVTEVISPPVLLCPHCIALQAHSDPPDRMSTREAARYTGLADATLRYYRHANIGPVSYRIGSKVFYDRADLDVWLADQRAASVRGGAQ comes from the coding sequence ATGAGCGCCAATGTCACCGAAGTCATTTCTCCCCCCGTGCTGTTATGCCCGCACTGCATTGCGCTGCAGGCTCATTCAGATCCTCCCGACCGCATGAGCACGCGGGAGGCAGCCCGGTACACCGGACTGGCCGACGCCACGCTCCGGTACTACAGGCACGCCAATATCGGGCCGGTGTCCTATCGCATCGGCTCCAAGGTCTTCTACGACCGTGCTGACCTCGACGTGTGGCTCGCCGACCAGCGCGCCGCAAGTGTGCGCGGTGGTGCCCAATGA
- a CDS encoding ANTAR domain-containing response regulator, with translation MAVPPESPAGNEKPRRVLVAEDEALIRMDLAEMLREEGYEIVGEAGDGQEAVDLAESLKPDLVIMDVKMPRRDGIDAASEIAGKRIAPIVILTAFSQRELVERARDAGAMAYLVKPFNINDLIPAIEVAVSRFSEIAALEREVAELSDRLETRKLVERAKGLLQANQGMTEPEAFKWIQRAAMDRRTTMKRVAEVVLETLDTPTDASPST, from the coding sequence ATGGCAGTTCCTCCTGAGTCACCGGCCGGCAACGAGAAACCACGACGCGTTCTCGTCGCCGAAGACGAAGCGCTCATCCGGATGGACCTGGCCGAGATGCTGCGCGAAGAGGGTTACGAAATCGTCGGTGAGGCCGGCGACGGGCAGGAGGCCGTCGACCTGGCCGAGAGCCTGAAGCCCGACCTGGTGATCATGGACGTGAAGATGCCTCGTCGCGACGGTATCGATGCCGCATCGGAGATCGCGGGTAAGCGGATCGCTCCGATCGTCATTCTCACCGCGTTCAGTCAGCGCGAGCTCGTCGAGCGGGCCCGCGACGCCGGCGCCATGGCATATCTGGTCAAGCCCTTCAACATCAACGACCTCATTCCGGCCATCGAGGTGGCGGTGAGTCGGTTCAGTGAAATCGCCGCACTGGAGCGTGAAGTCGCCGAGCTGTCGGATCGGTTGGAGACCCGAAAACTGGTCGAGCGCGCGAAGGGTTTGCTGCAAGCCAACCAGGGGATGACCGAGCCTGAGGCGTTCAAGTGGATTCAGCGCGCGGCGATGGATCGCCGTACCACCATGAAGCGCGTAGCTGAGGTCGTACTGGAGACCCTCGACACGCCCACCGACGCGTCCCCGTCGACCTAG
- a CDS encoding branched-chain amino acid ABC transporter permease — MSANEKPKPGSSWSDRLLAPGDGLRQWWDRLSRVQKWGFGVIGFGLLALLPLFPPPFLNTPNISFGGTMAQFAMVAIIAIGLNVVVGQTGLLDLGYVGFYAVGAYTVALLTSPNSPWNRTGPDGWFDESWAWLACVPLAMAITALSGLILGSPTLRLRGDYLAIVTLGFGEIIRLLADNLADVTNGPRGLNEVAYPRVGQTEQLPDGVFSSGNSMGDANYGTWWFWLGIVMIVIILLLVGNLERSRVGRAWVAIREDEDAAEVMGVNTFKFKLWAFVIGAAIGGLSGALYAGQVQYVAPPTFNIINSMLFLCAVVLGGQGNKLGVVFGAFIIVYLPNRLLGVEFLGINLGDLKYLFFGMALVALMIFRPQGLFPARQQLLAYGKAARDFLRSPEKESAK, encoded by the coding sequence ATGAGCGCCAACGAGAAACCGAAGCCGGGATCATCCTGGTCCGACAGGTTGCTGGCACCCGGCGACGGGCTGCGTCAGTGGTGGGATCGGCTGTCCCGCGTACAGAAGTGGGGTTTCGGCGTCATCGGCTTCGGACTGCTGGCGTTGCTGCCGCTGTTCCCGCCGCCGTTTCTGAACACGCCGAACATCAGCTTCGGCGGCACGATGGCGCAGTTCGCGATGGTGGCAATCATCGCGATCGGCCTCAACGTCGTGGTGGGCCAAACCGGTCTGCTCGACCTCGGATACGTCGGCTTCTACGCTGTCGGCGCCTACACCGTCGCGCTGCTGACCAGTCCGAACAGCCCATGGAACCGCACCGGTCCGGACGGATGGTTCGACGAGAGTTGGGCGTGGCTCGCGTGTGTGCCGTTGGCGATGGCCATCACCGCGTTGAGCGGACTGATCCTCGGCTCGCCGACGCTGCGGCTCCGCGGCGACTACCTGGCCATCGTCACGCTCGGGTTCGGCGAGATCATCCGGCTGCTCGCCGACAACCTCGCCGACGTCACCAACGGGCCCCGCGGTCTCAACGAGGTCGCCTATCCGCGGGTGGGCCAAACCGAGCAGTTGCCCGACGGAGTCTTCTCCAGCGGAAACTCGATGGGCGACGCGAATTACGGCACCTGGTGGTTCTGGCTGGGCATCGTGATGATCGTCATCATTCTTCTGCTCGTGGGCAACCTGGAGCGCAGCCGAGTCGGACGGGCCTGGGTGGCCATCCGCGAAGACGAAGACGCCGCGGAAGTCATGGGTGTCAACACGTTCAAGTTCAAATTGTGGGCGTTCGTGATCGGCGCAGCCATCGGCGGGCTGTCCGGAGCGCTCTACGCCGGCCAAGTGCAGTACGTTGCACCGCCGACGTTCAACATCATCAACTCGATGCTGTTTCTGTGTGCGGTGGTGCTCGGCGGGCAGGGCAACAAACTCGGCGTGGTGTTCGGCGCGTTCATCATCGTCTATCTGCCGAACCGCCTACTGGGCGTGGAATTCCTCGGGATCAATCTCGGTGACCTCAAATACCTGTTCTTCGGGATGGCGCTCGTCGCGCTGATGATCTTCCGGCCCCAGGGTCTGTTCCCGGCGCGTCAGCAACTACTCGCCTACGGCAAGGCCGCGCGCGATTTCCTGCGGTCGCCCGAGAAGGAGTCGGCGAAATGA
- a CDS encoding branched-chain amino acid ABC transporter permease, which yields MISQCVDHGAQYACLAANINFNLDGLRNGFWQLTIDGLSWGAIYALVAVGYTLVFGVLRLINFAHSEIFMLGMFGAYFCLDIILGFTPSGNDYEKGVALTVLYLGVAMLFAMLVSGSAAVGLEFIAYRPLRKRGARSLTFLITAIGMSFVLQEFVHFVLPKLLPGYGGSNAQQPIILMQPKTQFTIFGATVSNVTLVIVASALIFALLTDMAINRTKFGRGIRAVAQDPTTATLMGVSRERIIMTTFLLGGLLAGAAALLYTLKVPQGIIYSGGFLLGIKAFSAAVLGGIGNLRGALLGGLLLGIMENYGQAVFGTQWRDVVAFVLLVLVLLIRPTGILGESLGKARA from the coding sequence GTGATTTCCCAGTGCGTGGACCACGGAGCCCAGTACGCCTGTCTGGCCGCGAACATCAACTTCAACCTCGACGGCCTGCGAAATGGCTTCTGGCAGTTGACGATCGACGGCCTGTCCTGGGGCGCGATCTACGCGCTGGTGGCTGTCGGCTACACGCTGGTGTTCGGAGTGCTCCGTCTGATCAACTTCGCGCATTCCGAGATCTTCATGCTCGGCATGTTCGGCGCCTATTTCTGCCTCGACATCATCCTGGGTTTCACCCCGAGCGGTAACGACTACGAGAAAGGCGTAGCGCTCACGGTGCTGTACCTCGGCGTCGCAATGCTTTTCGCGATGCTGGTGTCGGGCTCGGCGGCGGTCGGCCTGGAGTTCATCGCGTACCGGCCGCTGCGAAAACGTGGGGCGCGATCCTTGACGTTTTTGATCACGGCGATCGGTATGTCGTTCGTGCTGCAGGAGTTCGTGCACTTCGTGCTGCCCAAGCTGCTCCCGGGTTACGGCGGTAGCAACGCTCAGCAGCCGATCATCTTGATGCAGCCCAAGACGCAGTTCACCATCTTCGGTGCGACGGTCTCCAACGTCACGTTGGTGATCGTCGCCTCCGCGCTGATCTTCGCCCTGCTGACCGATATGGCGATCAATCGAACGAAGTTCGGCCGGGGCATCCGCGCCGTCGCCCAGGACCCCACCACGGCGACCCTGATGGGCGTCTCCCGCGAACGCATCATCATGACGACGTTCCTGCTCGGTGGTCTGCTCGCCGGTGCGGCCGCGCTGCTGTACACGCTGAAGGTGCCGCAGGGGATCATCTACTCCGGCGGATTCCTGCTCGGCATCAAGGCATTCTCCGCCGCCGTCCTCGGCGGTATCGGCAACCTGCGCGGCGCGCTATTGGGTGGACTGCTGCTCGGGATCATGGAGAACTACGGGCAGGCGGTGTTCGGTACCCAGTGGCGCGACGTGGTGGCGTTCGTCCTGCTCGTTCTGGTGCTGCTGATTCGGCCGACCGGAATACTCGGTGAAAGCCTTGGGAAGGCACGAGCATGA
- a CDS encoding tyrosine-type recombinase/integrase has protein sequence MTTRRNPRAGVEDRWHRAARRGEAVMYPADASPSDAAWCIDKTHGAVGTKVCTRRHGRGQRWQARWVGGGHERSKSFAKKADAEAHVKQVTSDVFTGTYVDTARSAVTFGTVAEAWLKTKESANRAPKTIAGYRGLLDVTILPKWKDVPLRDIDHEKVQDWITWLSTDPAARQHKKKGKEDTGLSPARVIQVHQVLHQVLAYAVKPMKRISTNPADGTELPSKPASKGLALTHDQVRKLADAMVTAEANVRRRSDTRTAQVSPHALATMVRFLAYTGLRFGECAALRVGDVDTENRRIWVTKSITGVRGHGRIEGDTKTHQRRSVPILTTELAEELERVVTGRDPSEFLFPGPDGDAMTIGWFRVRFDRAVATLGIEGVTPHTLRHTAGSLAISEVGSVLTASKLLGHRNVSTTANVYSHMLEGDWDKLATAMDSAARKAANVEAR, from the coding sequence ATGACGACCAGGCGTAATCCCCGTGCAGGAGTGGAGGATCGCTGGCACCGGGCAGCCCGCAGAGGCGAGGCCGTGATGTACCCCGCAGACGCCAGTCCCAGCGACGCGGCCTGGTGCATCGACAAGACCCACGGCGCGGTAGGAACTAAGGTCTGCACCCGTCGTCATGGCCGAGGGCAGCGCTGGCAGGCCCGATGGGTCGGCGGCGGCCACGAGCGGTCTAAGAGCTTCGCAAAGAAGGCTGACGCTGAGGCGCATGTCAAGCAGGTGACCTCCGACGTCTTCACCGGGACCTACGTCGACACGGCACGCTCGGCGGTCACGTTCGGCACCGTCGCCGAGGCCTGGCTCAAGACCAAGGAATCGGCCAACCGAGCACCCAAGACAATCGCTGGCTATCGGGGCCTGCTGGACGTCACGATCCTGCCCAAGTGGAAAGACGTCCCGCTGCGCGACATTGACCACGAGAAGGTCCAGGACTGGATTACGTGGTTGTCAACTGATCCAGCGGCACGGCAGCACAAGAAGAAGGGGAAGGAAGATACGGGCCTCTCCCCCGCCCGCGTAATCCAAGTGCACCAGGTGTTGCACCAGGTGCTCGCCTACGCGGTGAAACCCATGAAACGGATCTCTACCAATCCTGCGGACGGAACCGAGCTCCCCAGCAAGCCCGCGAGCAAGGGGCTGGCGCTCACTCACGATCAGGTGCGCAAACTTGCCGATGCGATGGTCACCGCCGAGGCCAATGTTCGCCGCCGCAGTGATACGCGCACAGCGCAGGTATCGCCGCACGCCTTGGCCACCATGGTGCGGTTCCTCGCTTATACAGGCCTACGATTCGGCGAGTGCGCTGCGCTGCGGGTGGGTGACGTCGACACTGAGAACCGCCGCATCTGGGTGACCAAGTCCATCACTGGCGTACGCGGCCATGGTCGCATCGAGGGAGACACCAAGACTCACCAGAGGCGCTCGGTGCCGATCCTGACCACCGAACTGGCCGAAGAGCTGGAGCGTGTCGTGACTGGCCGTGACCCGTCAGAGTTCCTATTTCCCGGTCCCGATGGTGACGCCATGACCATCGGATGGTTCCGTGTGCGGTTTGACCGGGCCGTGGCCACGCTGGGCATAGAGGGCGTCACGCCGCACACGTTGCGGCATACCGCCGGATCGCTGGCCATCAGCGAGGTCGGCAGCGTCCTCACCGCATCCAAGTTGCTCGGCCACCGCAACGTCTCGACGACCGCGAATGTGTACTCGCACATGCTGGAAGGCGACTGGGACAAGCTCGCCACCGCAATGGATTCCGCTGCCCGCAAGGCCGCCAACGTTGAAGCCCGTTGA
- a CDS encoding helix-turn-helix domain-containing protein — protein MSNETAPGNPGPRPNSLNANQDPAHPNTSQGYFVMVPVSLFGKVPVRSIGVYAALRSFACGTESCSPTEADVADRLDVSADTVGRARRDLINAKAITVAVGKGANGGRYEYTFAASGGRWAKLPSALLGRVSPTEIGIYAVLRSFEGHQGCYPKVETLARRAGIGQRQVQRYLRNLCTAKVIDVVGRVNDQQRTTSNFYYFPDLRLTAQLTADMTPTSPQIRHRVDRKCDTQTRTNNQNLYPEQAGWSAAVPRNPLADGSSEGLWPASRPPGDHLVVPGENAVGPGDHLVDSVVAPGESFGDHLVNSKENILVAPGDHLANHLVAPGDRRGGQSDRTGGQLDHRGDHRAGRGDHSDGWSDHRGNPTPEQDLDTNDSQVRESLIDSLVNLMAEKSAALGRNAPNQSKRESWSKSARRILFSDQRDYGEVYSLLDKAMTDHYWSGRIKNLFTFAENYDQIRDEFNKRPPRHMNQERREKRRAQRIETASTPVKKEHVSLGLTRLSDL, from the coding sequence ATGAGTAACGAAACAGCCCCGGGCAACCCGGGGCCGCGCCCGAACAGTCTCAACGCCAATCAAGACCCAGCCCATCCTAATACCTCCCAGGGGTATTTCGTCATGGTTCCTGTCTCGTTGTTCGGCAAGGTGCCTGTGAGGAGTATCGGCGTGTATGCAGCACTGCGGTCATTCGCCTGTGGCACCGAATCGTGCTCGCCGACAGAGGCCGATGTAGCCGACCGCCTGGACGTGAGCGCGGACACCGTCGGACGCGCTCGTCGGGACCTGATCAATGCCAAGGCCATCACCGTCGCCGTCGGCAAGGGGGCCAATGGCGGGCGTTACGAGTACACGTTCGCGGCCAGCGGTGGCCGATGGGCGAAGCTGCCGTCGGCACTGCTCGGTCGAGTCAGCCCCACCGAGATCGGGATCTATGCGGTGCTGCGGAGCTTCGAAGGTCACCAAGGCTGCTACCCGAAGGTCGAAACGTTGGCCAGACGGGCGGGAATTGGCCAACGACAGGTACAGCGATACCTACGAAATCTGTGCACGGCCAAGGTCATTGACGTCGTTGGTCGAGTCAACGACCAGCAACGTACAACGTCGAACTTCTATTACTTCCCTGACCTGCGGCTCACTGCACAGTTGACCGCAGATATGACACCCACCTCACCGCAAATACGACACCGGGTTGACCGCAAATGTGACACACAAACTAGAACTAATAACCAGAACCTCTATCCAGAACAGGCTGGCTGGAGCGCGGCTGTGCCGCGCAACCCTCTAGCGGATGGATCTAGCGAAGGTCTATGGCCAGCAAGTAGACCACCAGGTGATCACCTGGTGGTACCTGGTGAAAATGCGGTAGGCCCTGGTGATCACCTGGTCGACTCCGTAGTAGCACCTGGTGAATCATTTGGTGATCACCTGGTCAACTCCAAGGAGAACATATTGGTAGCACCCGGTGATCACCTGGCCAACCACCTGGTAGCTCCTGGAGATCGTCGTGGAGGTCAGTCTGACCGCACTGGCGGTCAACTTGACCACCGTGGAGATCACCGTGCTGGTCGTGGAGATCACAGTGATGGTTGGTCTGATCACCGTGGAAACCCCACACCTGAGCAGGACCTGGATACCAACGATTCACAAGTGCGCGAATCATTGATAGACAGCTTGGTCAACCTGATGGCCGAAAAGTCTGCAGCCCTTGGACGCAATGCTCCCAACCAGTCAAAGCGGGAATCGTGGAGTAAGTCAGCTCGTCGGATTTTGTTCAGTGACCAGCGTGACTATGGCGAGGTCTACAGCCTTCTGGATAAGGCCATGACCGACCACTACTGGTCGGGCCGGATCAAGAACTTGTTCACCTTCGCTGAGAATTACGACCAGATCCGTGACGAGTTCAACAAGCGTCCACCTCGCCACATGAACCAGGAACGCCGTGAGAAGAGACGTGCCCAGCGCATCGAAACAGCAAGTACGCCAGTGAAAAAGGAACATGTGAGTCTCGGGCTAACCAGGCTTAGTGATCTTTGA
- a CDS encoding ABC transporter ATP-binding protein, producing MSIEELAGVHREIEAAEGETLLQTEDLTVKFGGLTALDSVTFDIRRGEILGMIGPNGAGKTTCFNAITGVYRPTSGTVTFDGAPLGRIKRHQITRRGIARTFQNIRLWGEMTALENVMVGTDARHFTSVPGALVRTPRHRREEHSAIERSAALLHFVGIAHRGEEKAKNLPYGDQRRLEIARALATEPKLLCLDEPAAGFNPREKAALIELIQKIRDDGYTVLLIEHDMRLVMGVTDRIVVLEFGRKIADGLPAEIREDPKVIAAYLGVPDDDIE from the coding sequence ATGAGTATCGAGGAACTGGCAGGCGTCCACCGTGAGATCGAGGCGGCCGAGGGCGAAACACTGCTGCAGACAGAGGATTTGACGGTCAAGTTCGGCGGTCTGACCGCGCTGGATTCGGTTACCTTCGATATTCGGCGCGGTGAGATCCTCGGAATGATCGGTCCGAACGGCGCGGGCAAGACAACGTGCTTCAACGCCATCACCGGGGTGTACCGGCCTACGTCCGGCACGGTGACGTTCGACGGCGCCCCGTTGGGCCGCATCAAACGCCACCAGATCACCCGTCGCGGTATCGCTCGTACGTTCCAGAACATCCGACTGTGGGGCGAGATGACCGCGCTGGAGAACGTCATGGTCGGCACCGACGCACGACACTTCACGTCGGTGCCGGGTGCGCTCGTGCGTACTCCGCGCCATCGCCGGGAGGAGCACTCGGCGATCGAGCGTTCGGCGGCCCTGCTGCATTTCGTCGGGATCGCTCATCGCGGCGAGGAGAAGGCGAAGAACCTGCCCTACGGCGATCAACGACGGTTGGAGATCGCCCGCGCGCTGGCCACCGAACCGAAGCTGCTGTGCCTCGACGAGCCTGCCGCGGGATTCAATCCCCGCGAGAAGGCCGCGCTGATCGAGCTGATTCAGAAGATCCGAGACGACGGCTACACCGTGCTGCTCATCGAGCACGACATGCGGCTGGTCATGGGGGTGACCGACCGCATCGTCGTACTGGAGTTCGGCCGCAAGATCGCCGACGGCCTGCCGGCCGAGATCCGCGAGGACCCCAAGGTCATCGCGGCGTATTTGGGAGTGCCAGATGACGACATCGAATGA
- a CDS encoding ABC transporter ATP-binding protein, producing the protein MTTSNDDRPILLEVRDLVVQYGRIRALHGISLQVREGELVTLLGSNGAGKTTTMRAISGLLPLTSGSVWFEGADISKVKAHHRAVRGLVQAPEGRGVFPGMTVIENLEMGCYGRKFASKAEHRERLDWILETFPRLAERRSQVGGTLSGGEQQMLAIGRALMARPRVLLLDEPSMGLAPMVISQIFKIIAEINASGTTVLLVEQNAQQALSRSDRAYILETGEVTRSGVARELLADDSIRAAYLGVA; encoded by the coding sequence ATGACGACATCGAATGACGACAGGCCGATCTTGCTCGAGGTGCGCGACCTGGTCGTGCAATATGGCCGGATCCGTGCGCTGCACGGCATTTCGCTGCAGGTCCGGGAGGGCGAATTGGTGACCCTGCTCGGCTCCAACGGAGCGGGCAAGACGACGACGATGCGCGCGATCTCCGGCCTGCTGCCGTTGACGTCGGGGTCGGTGTGGTTCGAAGGTGCCGACATCTCCAAGGTCAAAGCCCATCACCGGGCAGTTCGAGGTTTGGTGCAGGCACCGGAGGGCCGCGGAGTGTTTCCGGGTATGACGGTGATCGAGAACCTTGAAATGGGTTGCTACGGGAGAAAGTTCGCGTCCAAGGCCGAGCATCGGGAACGGCTTGACTGGATTTTGGAGACGTTCCCTCGGCTGGCGGAACGGCGAAGCCAGGTCGGCGGAACACTCTCGGGTGGCGAACAGCAGATGCTCGCGATCGGCCGTGCGCTGATGGCCCGGCCGCGAGTGCTGCTACTCGACGAGCCGTCTATGGGCTTGGCGCCGATGGTGATATCGCAGATCTTCAAGATCATCGCCGAAATCAACGCCAGCGGTACCACGGTGCTGCTGGTGGAACAGAACGCCCAGCAGGCGCTGAGCCGATCCGACCGCGCCTACATTTTGGAGACCGGCGAGGTGACCCGCAGCGGTGTGGCACGGGAACTGTTGGCGGACGACAGCATTCGCGCCGCCTACCTCGGCGTCGCCTAG
- a CDS encoding branched-chain amino acid ABC transporter substrate-binding protein has product MRGRVARKAFAIGSASLVVLGIAGCQQQSEPSEDGAAPSDLKIVEQVQIDENGTEVKPPEGVTPLDPAGDGNAQCPPVSLAMAGALNGPDAALGINIKNGIQLAVDQHNAANKGCQVQLKTFDTEGDPQKATQVAPQIINDAFTIGLIGPAFSGETNATGDVFNQAGLVAATASATNVTLSEKGWKTFFRGLANDGVQGPSVANYLKNTLGHKKVCVVDDSTDYGLGLAQAVRETLGPIADSACNISVKKGDKDFSAAVTQVKGASPDSVFFAGYYAEAAPFVQQLKDGGFEGTFVSADGTKDPEFVKQAGEASKDAVLACPCGPATGTFAEDYKKAFNQEPGTYSVEGYDLGAILLKGIDSGKITRPDLLEFVRTYDGQGVGRKYQWTPTGELTTTLIWIYKVQ; this is encoded by the coding sequence GTGCGCGGTCGCGTGGCACGGAAAGCATTTGCTATCGGTAGCGCAAGTTTGGTTGTGCTCGGCATAGCCGGCTGCCAACAACAATCCGAGCCGAGCGAGGACGGCGCGGCACCCAGTGACCTGAAGATCGTCGAACAGGTCCAGATCGACGAAAACGGCACTGAGGTCAAGCCACCCGAAGGTGTGACGCCGCTTGATCCCGCCGGTGACGGCAACGCACAGTGCCCGCCCGTGTCCCTGGCCATGGCGGGCGCGCTGAACGGGCCGGATGCCGCGCTGGGCATCAATATCAAGAACGGCATCCAGCTCGCCGTCGACCAGCACAACGCCGCCAACAAGGGCTGCCAGGTGCAGTTGAAGACATTCGACACCGAAGGCGATCCGCAGAAGGCCACCCAGGTCGCACCGCAGATCATCAACGACGCCTTCACCATCGGCCTGATCGGACCGGCCTTCTCCGGCGAGACCAACGCCACCGGCGACGTGTTCAACCAGGCCGGCCTGGTTGCCGCCACGGCGTCGGCCACCAACGTCACGCTCTCGGAGAAGGGATGGAAGACCTTCTTCCGCGGCCTGGCCAACGATGGCGTGCAGGGGCCGTCGGTCGCCAACTATTTGAAGAACACACTGGGCCACAAGAAGGTGTGCGTGGTCGACGACAGCACTGACTACGGTCTGGGCCTGGCCCAGGCGGTCCGGGAAACGTTGGGCCCGATTGCCGATTCGGCGTGCAACATCTCGGTGAAGAAGGGCGACAAGGACTTCTCCGCCGCGGTGACTCAGGTGAAGGGCGCCAGCCCAGACTCGGTGTTCTTCGCCGGGTACTACGCCGAGGCGGCTCCGTTCGTCCAGCAGCTCAAGGACGGCGGCTTCGAGGGCACCTTCGTCAGCGCCGACGGCACCAAGGATCCCGAGTTCGTCAAGCAGGCGGGTGAGGCGTCCAAGGATGCGGTTTTGGCCTGCCCCTGCGGCCCCGCCACCGGCACCTTCGCGGAGGATTACAAGAAGGCCTTCAACCAGGAGCCGGGGACCTACAGCGTCGAGGGTTACGATCTGGGCGCGATCCTGCTGAAGGGCATCGACTCCGGCAAGATCACGCGGCCAGACCTGCTGGAGTTCGTGCGTACGTACGACGGCCAGGGCGTCGGTCGCAAGTACCAGTGGACCCCGACGGGCGAGCTGACCACGACATTGATCTGGATCTACAAAGTTCAGTAG